The genomic interval TTATCCACAGAGGTTTCTCTACTTACGAAAAAACAAAATACAGAAACATTCCAGAATGGCAGATTGCTATCGAATTGCAAAATAAATTCCCTGATTTACCATTAATCATCGATCCATCTCACATTACTGGAGATCGTAAAATGATTTTCGAAGTAACTCAAGAAGCTTTAGATTTGAACTACGACGGTATGATCATCGAGACTCACATCGATCCAGATAATGCTTGGTCTGATGCGGCTCAGCAAGTTACTCCAGATAATTTGAAACAAATCATCAAAGATTTAACAATCAGAAAAACGGATGATACTACAGATGAGTACAGCCAAAAAATGACTAAACTAAGAGCTAACATTGACGTTTTGGATGCGAACTTATTAGAGTTGTTAGGAAAACGTATGAAAGTGGCTGACGAAATTGGTCAAGTGAAAAAAGATGCAAACGTTGCGATTCTTCAAAACAACCGTTGGAACGAAATCTTAGGAAAAATGATTTTGGAAGGTGAGAAAAAAGGTCTTACTGAAGAATTCGTTTTAAGAATGTTCAAAGCAATTCACCAAGAAAGTATTGGTCACCAAGAGAAAATTTTCAACGCATAATTTTTTCGAAACCATATAAGTGATATAAGATAATTTAAGTTTTTTTAAAGCTTTGTTGTTGAGTTTAATTATATCACGCATT from Flavobacterium sp. YJ01 carries:
- a CDS encoding bifunctional 3-deoxy-7-phosphoheptulonate synthase/chorismate mutase type II translates to MENKKEMRKWLEDFNLNHPLVIAGPCSAETEDQVLKIAHELKDSKVSVFRAGIWKPRTRPGGFEGIGEIGLKWLQKAKAETGLLMGTEVATAAHCKLALEYDIDVLWVGARTTANPFAVQEIADTLKGTDKIVLVKNPVNPDLALWLGGVERLHMAGIEKLGVIHRGFSTYEKTKYRNIPEWQIAIELQNKFPDLPLIIDPSHITGDRKMIFEVTQEALDLNYDGMIIETHIDPDNAWSDAAQQVTPDNLKQIIKDLTIRKTDDTTDEYSQKMTKLRANIDVLDANLLELLGKRMKVADEIGQVKKDANVAILQNNRWNEILGKMILEGEKKGLTEEFVLRMFKAIHQESIGHQEKIFNA